aaatatcccctgaacatttgccacatttccgcCGTATATtcccctgagaacatttgttcccaatttatgattccaagttcttgcctgatagctttACATtcccccttactctaattaaatgctttcttaacttatctgttcctatccctctctaatgctatggtaaaggagatagaactgtgatcactatctccaaaatgctctcccactgagagacctgacacctgcatttcccaataccagatcaagtacagcctctcctcttgtagacttacctacatattgtatcaggaaaccacctgaacacacgtaacaaactccactccatctaatcTCCTCACTCTACGGAGATGCCAATTAATATTggagaagttaaaatctcccatcttgacaaccctgttattattacaccgttccagtatctgtctccctatctgcttcttgatgttcctgttactattacgtagtctataaaaaacacccagtagagttattgaccccttcctgtttctaacttccacccacagagattccatagacaatccctccatgacttcctccttttctgcagctgtgacactatctctgatcagcagtgccacgcccccacctcttttgcctccctccctgtcctttctgaaacatctaaaacctgggactttaagtaaccattcctgaccCTGAGCCTTCCAAGTCTATGTAATGGccccaacatcatagttccaagtactgatccacactctaagctcatcttcTGCCTGCTGGTTATATATGTTACTGGTACCTCGACGCATGAACCACAAATGTTCTTTAGTATAATCATaaatatgagaaagtctgcagatgctggaaatccaaagcagcacacaccacaatgctggaggaactcagcaggtcaggtggcttctttggaaatgaatagatagttgacattGCAGGCAgatgcccttcttcaggactaagaaggaaggaggaagatgctggaataaaaaagtgggggtggaggggaaagcACCTAGCTGGAAGGTTATGGGCAAAGCCATgtgtctggagaagaagaaatctgacagcaaaggagagtggaccataggagaaagggaagagggggaggaccTGGGGGAGGtgctaggcaggtgagaagaagtaaaaggtcagagtgtggaATAAAGGAAGGGGGGGTGGTGGAATCTGTTTACTAGAAGAAGAAATCCATATTCatgcacaagaggagaccatggactgacacattggaatgggaatgggaattggaattaaaatgtttggctaccagGAAGACCTGCATTTGGCAGATGGTATGGAGGTGTTTGATGAAATGGTCCCCCAAtgtacgatgggtctcaccaaggtAGAAAGcatcacatcgggagcaccggacacaatagagaaccccagcagatttgcaggtgaagtgttgcctcccctgcaaggactgtctggggccctgaactgGGGCGAGGGAAGGCATCTGCAGGGATAAGTgcgggaaggatgaatggacaagggaatcgtggagcgagagatccctgcagaaagcggaggggGTAAGGGAGGTAGaggtatgtttagtggtaggatcccttcagagatggtggaagttgcagaggatgatgtgttggatgcagaggctgatggggtggtaggtaaggacaagaggaactctatcactatcaagggggaagatggggtgagcacggatgtatgggaaatggaggagatgcgggtgagggcagcatcaacagtAGGAGGAGGGAAACCCTGCTCTTCAAAgagggaggacatctctgatgttctggaacgGAAAGCCGTGTCCTAGGAACAGATGTGTTggaggtgaagaaactgagaaaaaggaatagaaTTCTTATAGGGTATAGGGTAGGAAGTGGTGTAGTTGAGATAATAATGGGAATCAGTAGATtcataaaagatgttggttgacagtgtgtctccagaaatggagacagagagatcgagaaaggggagggaggtgtcagaggtgAACCAGGTAAATTTAAGGGCGGGTGAAAGttagagacaaagttgatgaaattgatgaatttagcatgggtgcatgaagcagcaccaatgcagttgtcactGTAGTGgagggaagagttggggagtataacGGGGAAGGCttcaaacatggactgttctacattgccagtgaagaggcaggcatagttggggcccatgtgagtgcccatggctacctcttgagcttggagaaagtgggagtTGCTGAAGGAAAAACTGTTGCAGGTgaagaccagttctgccagacggaggagggtggtggtggagtatATTCTTCTTCGTCCCTAAGGTCGCTGTCTGAACATCATGGACTACCTTCTGCTTGTTTGATCACTATAATATGTGGCACAAAGTTTCATTACAAAAACAGTATACTTTCTTGCTTTTGCCTCCAGCAATATAGTTGACATAATTCTTTCATTAAAATGAGCAGCCACTTTTACATCTGAAGAATTGTGCTTCTTCATATTTTCAAAAAGTTGCTTTTTGCTAAAATCTCCACTTCCATCAAGTTCCAAGTGCACCCACATTCCAGAGTATCTCACTTATCTTGTTAAATCTTTGCACAAGAAAATCTACCCTGAATTGTGCAGGTTACAAAGTGTGCCAATCGTGAACAATAATAAGCTGCTGGGAGCTTGCTATATCTGAGCACCTGGCATAATGATTGCCTTGATAGTAGGGAACTACACTATGTATTGTTTCGTTTGGCCTCTGCTCTCAAAAACTGGAACCAATTTTGATTTTGTTTATCCAGGAGTGCAGCTGTGAATAAGGGCCGACTGAAACGACTGGGGATCACACACATCCTCAACGCTGCCCATGGAACGGGCGTCTACACCTCAAAAGCTTTTTACACGGGAATGGAAATGGAGTACCTTGGAATTGAAGCTGATGATTTCCCTGACTTTGACTTGTCTAAGTACTTCCGTAAAACTGCCGAATTTATGGATGAAGCTCTCTTAACGTGCCGCGGTAAGCAGTAATTCACACACAAATAGAGAATAAGAGGGTGAATAGGCTACCTGGCCTTTGGTTGGATGATCTTTCTCAGGTTCTCACTTCTCTTCAGGCCCTGAATTCCCTGATCTTTCATTAATCTATCTCCCTCCACTTTAGATACTTCTAATGTACTCGTGTGCGAATTACAGaggtttaccactctctgcgaGAAGAAATTTCTACACCCATCAATTTTCAATATGCAGACCTTTATCTTGAAGTCATGTTACCTCATTGGAGATTCTCTAATTAGTGTAAACATCTCAGTATCTACCCTTGTCATGTACACTCAGTATCTCACATGTTTCAATAATATTTTCCAAACTTCAAGAAATGCAGACCCAACCTGCTTAGCCCCTTTTGATAGGACAATCTTCTTATTCCAGGAGctagcctggtgaatctcttttggACTGTCTCCAGTGCAACATCATCCTTTCCTAAGAAAGGAGATCAAGATTGTATGCAGTAATGCTCTGATGTGGCCTCGCCAACTTCCTGTATAACAAAACTACCCTATTTCTAAAGTCAAacccctttgtaataaaggccaacttgCCATATGTCTCCTTAACTACCTGCTTTACTTGACTGCTAGCTTTTTGTGATTGGAGCACTAAAACTTCTACAGGCACTGCAGACAATAACACAACACATTTGTTCTCCTTTTCCATAGGTAAAGTTTTGGTTTGCAGTGTAATGGGAACCAGTCGATCAGCAGCATTTGTGGCCGCCTACCTTATgatctttcaccatttgacagtCATGGAGGCATTAATGACTCTGAGGAAGAAACGTCCAATCTACCCAAATGAAGGGTTCATAAAGCAGCTTAGGGAACTAAATGAGAATCTTTTGGATGAGCGTAGCCAGTGTGATCTTGAAGATGACGATGAGACCCTCAGCCAGTGTTCGGTGATTGAAGCAAAAGCCCATCCTATATCTGTGGCTGAGGAGGAAACCCAGAGCATCGTGGGGGTTCAGGCACATTCTATCATGGTGGAGGAGGAAGAAGACACATCAAGTTTAATTGCTGGCAGCTTAATGAGTTCTGTTGCAAAGACTAACGTTACTTCCAAAGACCCATTAATCGACgaggaggaagaggaaaggatTTATAAAGAATGGAGAGCAAAACAAGGTTTGTCACCAATAGAATCTACATACAAACCAAGAAAGAAGAGTCCTGAGCTCCCCGATGACCCCGAGAAAGGGAACGATCTTGATAGGTTAATCAGAGAATGGCAAAGTAAAAATGAAAAGTTTGAAATGGATCTTAGTTGCCAGTTCCTGAGCAACAATGAAGGTGATGCAGAATGCCTAGGTGCAAGAAGAAGACAACTTGCCAGTGACCGAGACGGCACAGAAAGTGTTAGCAGTATTGACAGTGAGCTTCTTCAACAACGTTTGGAAGATTGTTTAAATAACCGACACAGAGCTCGGCACGACTCCTTATCCACTGAAGCCAGCACATGGGACATATGGGATGAGCGATTGCTTGAGATTAGCAAGAGAGCCGCAAGAGGTGATGATAGTAGCAGCATGGCTTCTTTTAGGCTTGGTGAAAAGGGGAGAGAGCTAGATGACGAAAGTTCCATGTGCTCAGAAACGAGCTCTATGTATAACTTCTGTAGGAAGAACAAAGACAAGCTGACACCACTGGAAAGGTGGCAAATCAAACGGATACAATTTGGATGGAACAAAAAGGATTTGAAAGCAGACAATGAGAATAAAGTTGAAGcaagtgaggaggaggaggagggaagggagaaaaaaTCTCTTGCTGATGTCAACCTGACAGCCTATCAGACTTGGAAGCTGAAACATCAGAAAAAAAtaggaaatgaaaataaaaatgaggTGATTGATTTAACAAAAGATGAAGATACTGCATCTAAGAGAACTCAACAAAGACGTGCTGAGCTCTTAGAACGCACTAAACGTACACTGGAAGAGAGCAGGTCCTTATCCGAGTGTGAGACAGGGAGTTCCTTGAGTGGAAGTGTCccattctctctcttcttttccaAAATACCTGACCAAGGTGCAAGTGAACAAGGTGGCTCAGTGTTAAGTATGCAGAGTGGTGCATCATCAACGTCTAGAGCCAGAACGGCCTCAACTACAACAGTTCCCATGCCACCTTTGCAAGTAAACCCTGATTCTAGTGTATCACTCTCAAGCATTCAGGATTGGATTGCTTCTGTGGTGAGTGAACAAATTGCAATAAAGCAATCTGAGATTATGAACGCTGCAACACCATTGGGCAATAACGGCCACCTCCGGGCCACTGGAAAAAGCAACGAAGATGACAAAATGTCGCATTTCAGCATGCAAAGTACTGGTTCCCTACAGCAGCCGAGAGCAGCTCAGAGTGCGG
This genomic stretch from Mobula hypostoma chromosome 6, sMobHyp1.1, whole genome shotgun sequence harbors:
- the dusp27 gene encoding serine/threonine/tyrosine-interacting-like protein 2, translated to MATADNTNDEQVVPGDIEQDDVHSVQARYLRSPSPSRFSIVSDTDTESIFMEPIHLSPAVAATKIINEELKPREIKVEPMSPKMMESAEQLLVEDLYNRVKVKIDDRSKYNTPCIMDIQHALMQKMEAPLEIINEVWPNVFIAEKSAAVNKGRLKRLGITHILNAAHGTGVYTSKAFYTGMEMEYLGIEADDFPDFDLSKYFRKTAEFMDEALLTCRGKVLVCSVMGTSRSAAFVAAYLMIFHHLTVMEALMTLRKKRPIYPNEGFIKQLRELNENLLDERSQCDLEDDDETLSQCSVIEAKAHPISVAEEETQSIVGVQAHSIMVEEEEDTSSLIAGSLMSSVAKTNVTSKDPLIDEEEEERIYKEWRAKQGLSPIESTYKPRKKSPELPDDPEKGNDLDRLIREWQSKNEKFEMDLSCQFLSNNEGDAECLGARRRQLASDRDGTESVSSIDSELLQQRLEDCLNNRHRARHDSLSTEASTWDIWDERLLEISKRAARGDDSSSMASFRLGEKGRELDDESSMCSETSSMYNFCRKNKDKLTPLERWQIKRIQFGWNKKDLKADNENKVEASEEEEEGREKKSLADVNLTAYQTWKLKHQKKIGNENKNEVIDLTKDEDTASKRTQQRRAELLERTKRTLEESRSLSECETGSSLSGSVPFSLFFSKIPDQGASEQGGSVLSMQSGASSTSRARTASTTTVPMPPLQVNPDSSVSLSSIQDWIASVVSEQIAIKQSEIMNAATPLGNNGHLRATGKSNEDDKMSHFSMQSTGSLQQPRAAQSADTQSVLSYSSLSSLKSESLRSKEIAKTSKPLYSLFADEIDLEKLDCRNKEIKSEMKDKMDAYQKEKINVNNKRSTLFRKKKKDGNDDEDLIETNSRFSPSLGTDKFDVQSNISGNLSCAGSSIPDPTHSIHKWLSDVKDVPASNKKYDSITKSETKPFQASYLRDPSYGSMQNAAEVPDLYVTRDDLKSPLRDSGEYPSRQFASSYKSKEFDNNSKLRYSNPSSDLEYSYFPRSLADEAGSSRDSYSGRSFKEMQPPCPSDKWQQPEQRPTHPVPRRSRMHSPETEHNDNTVEVHAKRKFKQSFASVEEQGFGKVNDSDLENPTVKKGLKTASMNNSDEEDDKIIAAWRSRQQSRIKDKKKYQNE